From Companilactobacillus heilongjiangensis, one genomic window encodes:
- a CDS encoding GHKL domain-containing protein, producing the protein MRICFTWAIFYYMFSLIYHSKFSIQRKTLSYWALWLISITLNIFLSGYANLLIAIIIYFVLWSDKKIDYYLINIILLSFLVKFLAIIIPSPILMHFFPSPDVVSYGFNLIINLIEFIFSITFVYFYNYFKLNDFFQSRENPMTSIVLGYVYIIFFMFLKLTQHFKAYAGLITGMFIFILIQCIFIILIFSFTRRRQRKVYRDRFSEEQVKNLKLYTDQLEHDQLKLRHFKHDYKNLLFSLKSVAEQQNYELMNQALDNLENYSDDYLNNLSMDLYQDLNNVKNPYLKSLLISKLNTINQKNIVCFFNCTDELNNLPINIFDLIRLLDRAIDNAIHFTERQEHGKIQLAITQENNQLAFLINNTLANLPTTEREQDYLELLHIKELKKKYSNIFIQHSKNAKWFRFHITLITKEDKK; encoded by the coding sequence ATGCGAATCTGCTTTACCTGGGCAATTTTCTACTACATGTTCAGCTTAATTTATCATTCTAAATTTTCTATTCAACGCAAAACACTCAGTTACTGGGCACTTTGGTTAATTTCGATTACTCTAAATATCTTCTTATCTGGTTATGCTAACTTGCTTATTGCCATAATTATTTATTTTGTTCTCTGGTCCGACAAGAAAATTGATTATTATCTCATAAATATTATTCTGTTGAGCTTTCTCGTCAAATTTCTTGCCATCATCATTCCCAGTCCAATTCTGATGCACTTCTTTCCCAGTCCAGACGTTGTCTCATACGGCTTCAATCTAATAATCAATCTGATTGAATTTATCTTCTCCATTACATTCGTTTACTTCTATAACTACTTTAAACTAAACGATTTCTTTCAATCACGGGAAAATCCGATGACTAGTATCGTACTAGGTTACGTCTACATCATTTTTTTCATGTTCCTAAAACTCACCCAACATTTCAAGGCATATGCTGGATTAATTACTGGTATGTTTATTTTTATCCTCATTCAATGTATTTTTATTATTTTGATCTTCAGTTTTACCAGAAGACGGCAGAGAAAAGTTTATCGCGACCGTTTTTCTGAAGAACAGGTTAAAAATTTGAAACTTTATACTGACCAATTGGAACACGATCAATTAAAATTACGTCATTTTAAACATGATTATAAGAACCTGCTATTCAGTTTAAAGTCCGTGGCCGAACAACAAAATTACGAGTTGATGAATCAAGCACTGGATAACCTCGAAAATTATTCTGATGATTATCTAAACAATTTATCAATGGATTTATATCAAGACTTAAATAATGTGAAGAACCCTTACCTAAAAAGTCTGCTCATCAGCAAATTAAATACCATCAATCAGAAGAATATCGTCTGTTTTTTCAATTGTACCGATGAGTTGAATAATTTACCGATTAATATTTTTGACCTCATACGCCTGTTAGACCGGGCTATCGACAACGCAATTCATTTCACCGAGCGTCAAGAACATGGCAAAATTCAATTGGCTATCACTCAGGAGAATAATCAGCTGGCATTTTTGATCAATAATACTTTGGCCAATTTACCCACCACTGAGCGAGAACAAGATTACTTGGAACTGCTTCATATCAAGGAATTAAAGAAAAAATATTCCAATATATTTATTCAGCATAGTAAAAATGCCAAGTGGTTCCGATTCCACATCACATTAATCACCAAGGAGGACAAAAAATGA
- a CDS encoding response regulator transcription factor: protein MSYPIIMCEDNQIQLQQLDTLVENYILFHSDLFKVELTASKPQQVIDYLDQSEPQNGIYFLDIDLKAEIDGIQLAAIIRKKDVQAEIIFVTTHDELAPLTLKRKVAALDFIEKDQPLEDYRQEIYDTLDYAKQIIDETRTVQKKGFSFEVGSQVYNLDKSEVIFLEASDIPHRLNLDSTNGKFEFYGKLTELEKKYPFLFRISRSCLINPENIHHVDFSIREIGFSDGTTQKFSIGKSKKLKNIIQETL from the coding sequence ATGAGTTACCCAATTATCATGTGTGAGGATAATCAAATTCAATTACAACAATTAGATACGTTGGTCGAGAATTATATTCTATTTCACAGTGACCTCTTCAAAGTTGAACTAACAGCCTCTAAGCCGCAACAAGTCATCGATTATTTGGACCAATCTGAGCCCCAAAATGGTATCTATTTTCTCGATATCGACCTCAAAGCTGAAATTGACGGCATTCAATTAGCAGCCATCATTCGTAAAAAGGACGTCCAAGCTGAGATTATTTTCGTTACAACTCACGACGAACTTGCGCCTTTGACTTTGAAACGTAAAGTTGCCGCCTTAGACTTCATCGAAAAAGACCAGCCTTTAGAAGACTATCGTCAAGAAATCTACGATACGCTCGACTACGCCAAACAAATTATTGATGAAACTCGAACTGTTCAAAAGAAAGGTTTCTCCTTTGAAGTTGGCAGCCAAGTTTACAATTTGGATAAGTCTGAGGTTATTTTCCTCGAAGCCTCAGATATTCCACACCGTTTGAACCTCGACTCAACTAACGGCAAGTTTGAATTTTACGGCAAGCTAACCGAATTGGAGAAGAAGTATCCCTTCCTATTCAGAATTAGCCGTTCTTGTCTGATCAACCCTGAGAACATTCATCACGTTGATTTTTCAATTCGGGAAATCGGTTTTAGTGACGGCACAACACAGAAATTTTCTATCGGAAAATCTAAGAAGCTCAAAAATATCATTCAAGAAACGCTCTAA
- a CDS encoding MFS transporter produces MERKRKSGVQISLATSSLLIGSFVSELFTFALGMYVLKVYKSSILFSLIIFIGPFLSFIFSPFIGHLVDHFDHKRIVIIAQIASTLVLSIATYFLFIVGNKTYFPAIIVVLSGLLELCDAFQSTAYKASTTGVVPTADQQKLISLEQGVNIIASLFSPILGGGLFAVIPVISFFVLDIAGEIVALILILFLNFNFAEVVKTNEKPKEQSILLDSKEALSFIKSDKILASMAVFGIIANFSLAAINVGIPYVLVTLYKMKSTLFGIIQAVIAVGMLTASILWSVKHIKASLTKMTGLFGLLTTFSFVLFCLPLFTKLNMFVVYAISMLILGLSVTSVNMPVSIYIRTKIPFEIQGRVNAFFNSAVSVLTPVGTAVFGLLFDKVSPIILFGITGVIILILSIFMLTIDVPNKKTIKAL; encoded by the coding sequence ATGGAAAGAAAAAGGAAGTCTGGGGTTCAGATATCTTTAGCTACTAGTAGTTTACTTATAGGATCCTTTGTCAGTGAGCTATTTACATTTGCGTTGGGGATGTATGTGCTCAAAGTTTATAAATCGAGTATTTTATTTTCATTGATAATTTTTATTGGGCCATTTTTGTCATTTATTTTTAGTCCTTTTATTGGACACTTAGTCGACCACTTCGATCACAAAAGAATTGTTATTATTGCGCAGATTGCCAGTACTTTAGTGCTTTCGATTGCGACGTATTTCTTGTTTATTGTTGGGAATAAAACATATTTTCCAGCGATTATCGTTGTTCTCTCTGGTCTACTAGAACTATGTGATGCGTTTCAATCCACGGCGTATAAGGCTTCTACTACTGGAGTCGTACCAACAGCTGATCAGCAGAAATTGATTTCTCTAGAACAAGGTGTAAATATTATTGCCAGTTTGTTTAGTCCAATTCTTGGTGGAGGATTGTTCGCGGTAATTCCCGTAATTTCATTCTTTGTTCTAGATATTGCTGGAGAAATCGTAGCTTTGATTTTGATATTATTTCTCAACTTTAATTTTGCGGAGGTTGTTAAGACTAACGAGAAGCCTAAGGAACAATCAATACTTTTGGATTCTAAAGAAGCTTTGTCATTTATTAAAAGTGACAAAATATTGGCATCAATGGCTGTTTTCGGAATCATCGCTAATTTCAGTTTAGCTGCAATTAACGTTGGTATACCTTATGTTTTAGTAACATTGTACAAAATGAAGTCGACACTTTTTGGGATAATTCAAGCTGTGATAGCGGTGGGGATGTTAACAGCAAGTATTTTATGGAGTGTAAAACATATCAAAGCCAGCTTAACTAAAATGACTGGGCTCTTTGGCTTACTGACGACTTTCAGTTTCGTCCTATTCTGTTTACCGCTATTTACAAAATTAAATATGTTTGTTGTATATGCAATTTCAATGTTGATTTTAGGATTATCGGTCACTTCGGTAAATATGCCGGTCTCGATATATATCAGAACTAAAATTCCATTTGAGATTCAAGGACGAGTAAATGCCTTTTTCAATTCAGCTGTAAGTGTACTGACACCAGTCGGAACAGCAGTATTTGGGTTACTATTCGACAAAGTTTCACCAATTATACTGTTTGGAATCACGGGTGTGATTATATTGATATTATCAATTTTCATGCTTACCATTGATGTGCCAAATAAAAAAACGATCAAAGCCCTATAA
- a CDS encoding bacteriocin immunity protein: protein MDKNELMKLIDNAAQDENVKNDQGLFSALLLAYKNLDDGKEFRDVVRKLGGVISTYLMTHQYKAPNDLMVLAKAVQADDQKFWKGTGISHLFW from the coding sequence ATGGATAAAAATGAATTAATGAAATTGATTGATAATGCGGCTCAGGATGAAAATGTTAAGAATGATCAAGGTTTGTTTTCTGCTTTATTGTTAGCTTACAAGAATTTGGATGATGGTAAGGAATTTCGAGATGTCGTTCGAAAGTTGGGTGGGGTTATCTCTACTTATCTTATGACGCATCAATACAAGGCTCCTAATGATCTTATGGTATTGGCGAAAGCTGTACAGGCGGATGATCAGAAGTTTTGGAAGGGTACTGGAATTAGTCATTTATTTTGGTAA